The following coding sequences are from one Longimicrobiaceae bacterium window:
- a CDS encoding DUF6174 domain-containing protein — translation MNRIPAKNRLPLLALVILALQACSGGPFDPGQGRAELRAARARWERQGISDYRYTIIKACGECMPESVAPARVEVRGGRTVSVEALFDARPIRREFFDAYDTVEDLFAVIEATLAENPYRFHASYDRRRGHPLSYSVDYDRQMVDDEGGFTVADFEIIQ, via the coding sequence ATGAACCGGATCCCCGCGAAGAACAGGCTCCCGCTGCTCGCCCTTGTCATCCTGGCCCTCCAGGCGTGCTCCGGCGGTCCGTTCGACCCCGGCCAGGGCCGGGCCGAGCTCCGCGCGGCTCGCGCGCGGTGGGAGCGCCAGGGAATCAGTGACTACCGGTACACCATCATCAAGGCGTGCGGGGAGTGCATGCCGGAGTCCGTCGCCCCGGCCCGCGTCGAGGTCCGCGGCGGCCGCACGGTCTCCGTCGAGGCACTGTTCGACGCCCGTCCCATCCGGCGGGAGTTCTTCGACGCGTACGACACGGTGGAGGACCTCTTCGCGGTGATCGAGGCCACGCTCGCCGAGAATCCGTACCGCTTTCACGCCAGCTACGACCGGCGCCGGGGCCATCCCCTCAGCTACTCCGTCGACTACGACCGGCAAATGGTCGACGACGAAGGGGGCTTCACCGTCGCCGACTTCGAGATCATCCAGTAG
- a CDS encoding DUF6174 domain-containing protein, which produces MSQTRPNRRWALAGIAGAVLVLQACAHELAPVGPSLSTKEDLYANRELWESRRVGDYRYTIQRSCRCEPEVTNPALVEVRDGKTASVTALDPMRPIRTQVVDSLDNFWELFDFVQAAMEQGPDKLVAEYDPEWGYPVYLFVDPRRDVEGDEHGFQVERFEPLR; this is translated from the coding sequence ATGAGCCAGACCCGACCGAACCGTAGGTGGGCGCTTGCCGGAATCGCCGGTGCCGTCCTCGTGCTCCAGGCGTGCGCCCACGAGCTGGCTCCCGTCGGGCCATCCCTGTCGACGAAGGAGGACCTCTACGCTAACCGGGAGCTGTGGGAGAGCCGTCGCGTCGGCGACTACAGGTACACCATCCAGAGGAGCTGCCGCTGCGAGCCCGAGGTCACCAACCCCGCCCTCGTGGAGGTGCGCGACGGGAAGACGGCCTCCGTCACCGCGCTGGACCCCATGCGGCCCATCCGCACCCAAGTCGTCGACAGCCTGGACAACTTCTGGGAGCTCTTCGACTTCGTCCAGGCCGCGATGGAGCAGGGGCCCGACAAGCTGGTGGCCGAATACGACCCCGAGTGGGGCTACCCCGTGTACCTCTTCGTGGACCCCCGGCGCGACGTCGAGGGCGACGAGCACGGGTTCCAGGTGGAGCGCTTCGAGCCGCTGCGGTAA